GGCTGCTGCGTGTTACACACGAACTCCTCCTGCTCGTCCTCGAAGACGTCGCTGCCCACGGTGGCGAGGACCAGGATGCGGAACAGGAGCATCACCACCAGCCAGAAGCGGCCCACCATGGGCGAGTGCTCCTGCACGGCGTCCAGCAGCGAGCTCAGGAAGCCCCACTCGCCCATGGCCGCGCTGCGGGAGCGGGGTCAGCGCTGGGGGGACGCAGTGACCGCCGGGTCGGACCCTGGTGGCAGCACGGCCCCTCCAGCTCTGCATCATCCCACCATTCCCAAAGGCACCATGGCGTGCCCGCTCCCGGGAGggtgcccaggcactgccaggagtgtccccagcacccgCTGTGCCCGGGACTCGCTCCCCCAGGGATGggtccagcagggcaggaccagCAGGTTCCCCATCCCCggtccccctgcccagctcggcctggctgagctgtggcCCCCCACAAGAGCCCCGTACCTGCGTGGGCTGCGGTCCACGGTGTGCCAGCGCTGCTGGCAGCGGCTGTCCAGGGCCGTCCAGGACTGTCCGGTCTCTTTgtccagctgggatgggataatggtcCCACAGCCACGCCTGGAGTCCTTTTAAAGGGACAGAGCGCCCGCAGGGGCgcctggagggagggaagggctcaGCGCTGCCGGTGGGGCTCAAGGACAAaagctgccctgcccaggttGAGAGAGAGGTGGTGGCCCCCCCCCAGTGCAGAAACGCCCCCAAACTTTGTCCTTCCCAAACCCACAGGGCCTCAGGGTCCCCAGGCTACAGCACTCGGCCCCCAAAAGACGCCCCCATCACCCCCTGATGCATCCATCAGAGCCTGGGTACACCCGTGCCCTACAGTGCCTGGGGGATGCTCACAGCTGGCACCAGCCCTCTCTGCCCCAGGACGCTGTGCCAGGGTTGTTGAGGGTCCCATGGATCTTCCCAGGttgtccccagctctggcacgTGTAGAGTAATTCCTACAAAATCctgtgtggcacagccagggctcctgccagcccttgcccagtgctggcagcattTGGTGAGCCCTCAAATCCCCTTTCCAGTaaagggagcagagctcaggacaGCACAGGTCACCCTCAGACCCCCCTCATGCAATGCCAGGGTGGGCAAGTGCCTGatgccccagagcccagctcccatCCAACAACATCCCCAGCATCCCATCCAaagatttgggatgggaaactCCTGGTATGGACTCTGTGCTCCACTCTGTGTTCCCAGAGCTCTCCATGCACATGAGGGTGAtgccagagctcagggagcagccccacagcccacccATGGCTCTGTCATGGGTGTTGTGCAGCAAGAGGAGCTGTAAATAGCCCGGCCTGTGGAGGGGACGTGCTGGAGACGCTCTCCAGAGCCAGTGGAAAATCTGACAGAGCTTTCCACACTTGACTGGGTTCCAGCAAAGCACCGATAGCACGGGGGGCCCTGGGctttcatggaatcatggaatggtttggatgggAAGGGAGCTTagagctcatccagtcccatccccttccataggcagggacaccttccactggaccaggctgTTCCAACCTGGcattggacacttccagggatggggcagccacagctgctctgggcaagcAGCTCCCTCCGTGCTGGGGACCACAGGGGTGTTCACAAGAATTCAGCTGTGGAGCCACAGTGGCCACAGCCAGTGGGGAAGTGGCCAACCAGCCCAGCACCCCCCAGAGCTTGTGCCAAGCCCTTTGCTCTGACAGAGGGAGGGCTTAGCACAAGCTCTGAAGTTGTTatttcccaaaaaacccacgGTGAAGTGAAGAAAATAAGTACAAACATTTTTATTAGACAAATacttaaacaaacaaactcGGGACaagaacaaacacagaaatatttacataGTGAAGGAATAGTGCTGGAAACATGACTCCAGCTCACCTGAGTTGGGTAGTAGAActaaaaattaatgtattaGTACTATAAGATATTTCAAGAGGGATGTAtaaattttaaaggattttgcATGTTCTAAAGTCAACTTTAACACTAAAATGACCACAAAGTGTCAAATAATGGGGAAGAGGGAAGTGTGGCAGCACTTGCTGGGCACGTGGCTCCAGTGTTCACCAAAAAGGGGATGTTCCTGTTTAAACAAATCTAACTTAtctaaaaccaaagaaaaaaccaGCTGTGTTCACCAGTAATGAACAGTTTTGGAGTGGCTCACATTTGGTGAAGATTCCCTAGGCTGAGATGGTCTTTGGTGGGAGTTCTGGAGCGCTGCTGAAGGCTTGTTGTGGATctggagtttaaaattttcctaaGAACTCAAAACAGGTCGTCCTCAGAGGACTCCTCCAGGTACTGGACGGGTTTTTTGGCACGGCCAGGCCTGGCACGGGGCTGAGGTGCAGGGCTTTCATCACCAGAGTCAATGGTGAAGGTGTCTTCCTGTACCTTGGATTTCTGgagagaaagcaggaaaggaatCATGGATCTGAGCACCCACAGGGAACATGATGAGTACCACACGCCTGCTGtgccatggggacagtgggagcagGCCAAGGATCTGGGGTGTCTGACCCTTATGGGGGAAAGTTTTTTATCCCAGAGGGtgctcaggcactgcccaggctccccagggaatggtcacagccccaaggctgacacagctccaggagtgtttggaaaatgctctcaggcacagggtgggattgctggggtctcctgtgcagggctgggagttggactcaatgatccttgtgggtcacttccagctcagaatattccatgattctacgACCCTCCTCTTCCCCATTCCCCACTCCCAGGTAGAGGCTCAACCTCCACCAGCTTTTCCTGACAGGAGAACCCACCCCACACTCTGAGGTTCCCTCATTGCACAAACCTTTGATACAACAGATTTGGCAGGCTTTGAGCCAAAATCTGAATCGGAATCCGAATCCAAAGAGCTTGGCTGCCTCTTCACAGCCTTCCTCCCCTTGGCGTTGTCACCCCCGGCATGCAGGGCTCCATCCTTGGCTGCTGGCTTGGCTTTGGGTGCAGCCTTTTTCTTGGCCAGGATATCCATGATGGAGGGCTGGTTGTCTGGAACAGAACATGGTATTAAACCCCTGTTTCACTGCTCTCTCATTCCCACTTTGGGAATTACTTCCAATAGCAACAGGCTCCGTGCTGCCGCGGGGTCAGCGCGCAGGTCGGCTCCGTTTGAAGCTGGGTTTTCTAGAAAGATCTTTCTTCCACAGATGGTGAGGAATGAGGTTGTTTATCTGCTCAGTTCCGCTACATTTAGAGGATCAAATTAAAGAGTGCCCAAAGCAATTCACAGCCTATTTCAGATTGAAAAGTCCTGATCTCTCAAGGCTCCATAACCCATCTCAGACCTTCAAAATCCTGCACAGCAAGGAAGGAATTTCCCAAACACACAACTCATTCCTTCTTACctatattttcactttttaaaagagcATCTTGAAGCACAGCTTCCAGTTCAGCTCATTTCAGGCCATTTCTGAGTGATAACATGCTTTCTCAGTTTAGGAATGGAAGTAACACtattttcctgctgggatcaACACCGAGTTGATTCCATTTGGAATATACAAAATCGTGTCAAAGCCTGGGGTTTAAAAATCCCTGAGTCAAATGCTGGAGATGGATGAGATGGATCCAGCATTGAATAGATCAAACTACCCCCAAAAGCTTGCCTGCTTTCTTCCCAAAAAGACACGAAGTAGGACATTGACTGCAAGACACAAATTCCACTCGGATTATCCCTGCCAAGTATTACATAGCACTGTAGGAAGCATTCACTTTTCCTGTTCCCAAACTAAAATTCCCTCCCTCCTAGCATGTCCAACATGAACTAGAACACGATATGTTTGGAAACAGACCTCAAACATGACAACCAGAGAACCTCTGCCACAAACCTCAGATCTTTGCTGAAATGCAAACTCCGGTTGCCCAGGCCCTGGAATGCCAAGCGAAATCACCGGGACTGTTTCCCACAGGAATTATAATTGTTCTCAAAACCTGATGTTGCTGAGCTGCCCTTACCCTTGGTGGCTCCAGCCTTCTTGGCTGCTACAGTTTTTTTGGGCACAGCCTTGGTGCTCGGCACTGGGAcggatggagctgcaggagcctggctcACCTTGTCCTCAGGGACATCTTGGACTGGAAGAGGATAAGGAAAGCAGAAAGTCAGCCTGAAACAGCCAAATTATcccctctgctcttccctgtgcACTGCTGAGGGATTATAGAGCAATCCACGTGGTTTAAGAGGTCTCACACTCACCAGGAACAGCACTTGGCACTGCCTTTTGCTTGGgagcttttgctgctttttcagtggtttccctggaaaacaaaaccccaagatTTTAATTTAGTTTATGAGGCACTAAATAggggagtaaaaaaaaaatagcttttaacTTCTGTGTAGCATTAAGCACAATTTCCAGTGATTATGGAAAAATACTCACTTGGGAGCAGGTTTGGGCTTGGGAGGAGCCTTTTTCTTCGAGTTTGTGTCCGATTCAGAGTTGCCTTCACTGTCACCCTGGAATTCAGAGTCCTCGTCTGAGCTGGAGTGATTCGAGTCCGAAATGACCATGGGCTTGACTTTGGCTGATGGAAGAACACAGATGTGTTATTTTACACATTTGGCAATATGCagctctgtttatttttcaatattttagctgcagttattaaaaaataaagatctgAATAAAAACAAGCAGATGCTGAGTCTGCCAGGGAGAAGACTCCAAATGACAAATGTGTTCTGTCATTTGGAGTCTTCCAACCTCACCCACAACACATTTCATGTGCCAAGACAGTTGTGTAATTAAACCAAATAGCCATATTTCTCTAGTTgcccatttctgcttttccttgaaaatgtgCACAAACGGTAGAAATATTTAATAGTTTCAGACAGTAAAATAAAGTGGCCTTTTAAAGATGATTTCTCAATGTGATCTGAGGCTCTGGGAGGTCCCTATCCAGTCTCCACAAGGAGGACCATCCTTCTCCTGCATCCATGTCCTCACTCACCTGCTGCCTGGCGAACCACTCGCTCTCTTTGAGGAGGTGCTTCAAAGTCAGACTCTGAATCAGACCCTGAGTCAGACCAAGGGTTTCgtttcttggttttctttaatgGCTTGAAAGGCAGAGTGGCCTGTCTCTTAGCTCCTGAAAAATATTGGGAGGCAGTGCAGGATGAACCAGCAAACTTCCATGTATATCTAGTTCAGGCTCAGCAGTTCAAGCTCAGCTTAGAAATACACTGAATTCAGAGGATTCTGGcttaaacaaagagaaatagGAATCTATCCTGCTTGACTGTTATCCAGGATCACTTTCTCACCCAGTTTTTCCAAAATTACTGATCCTAGGTGTTGCTCACCACCTTCAGGAAGAGGTCAGATAACCAAACTGACAaccctttccctcttttccttggagggaataaaatcaaagcatttACCTTGCTCAGTCTTCAGCTTCTGTGCTAATTTCTTCTTCAGGCCTGCAGTCTCCTTCTCTCCGGATGTGTTTTCATCCTGATTCTCATCAAATTCAGTTTTTTCACTCTGCAGATGCAAGCAGATACCAAACAGTGAGTCAGCTCACAGAGAAGAGGCACATGGGGTAAtggaggaaggagctgcttATTTTAGCAATGTAAAGTAGTGGTACAAGAAATCTAAGTCTGTAAAATAAACTATGTGTAGAATTGATTACAGACAGATCTGTAAATTGGACAGGATCTGCCCCCAGATCAGGTGACTTAAAAGGCAAAATCCAACATGAACAAAAACAGGAACTCTGGCCCCACTCCTGAGCACTctggtcctgctgctgtgtgctggctctggggggggatggggatgcaggacaggacagggtgggatcaaaacaaaagcaagaatTATTTGGAAAAACTGTTGGGTGGAATCATTTGGAGGAAAAGAGTGACCTGTATGGCTTCCAGGGTCAAACAGGTGAAGGGATGGGTTATATCTCTCTGTTGGAAATGGCTGAATGACACAATTTCAACTAGTCCTATAAAAAGAGTTCAATCTTTTTTATCTCCTTGATAGAGAGAACAATGATGGCATTAAGTGGGTGAAAGCATTGCAGGATATGTAAAGGCTGTTCTGGAGAAGGGAATGTACTGGCTGTGCTTCCTGCCTGCTAGAGGGTTTATCAAATTCCCAAGACACCTGGAACAACCTTACTTACATCCACCCCCCTTTCTGAGCTaccagcccatccctggcagtgcaaTGTGCCAAAAAATCTCCCTCTAAGCCACCTCCTGATATGTGAGTCTGTTCTCCTTCAGACTGAGATACCCCTATTCCCAGTGGTTCCCAAATCCTCAGGAtgggtcctgtccctctccTTGAATAACTGCTTCAACAGGACAAGTCCAGCTAACAAGGACTCACATTTTTAGGACTGTATTGAAGAGGGTGTAAAAGAAGATGGAGCATTTGGAATATTCCTTTTTACCTTTACTTTCTTCTTAGTTTtcttctctgcctctgccttCATCTCAGCAGTGATCCGAGGAACAACCCTGATGCCATGAGGGGATGGCATCACTTCTGCCAGCTGGGCCTTCTTCACCTTTGCTTTCCCTCCTTTCACCTTCAGAGGTTTGCCAACAATCCCTGCACTCTCATCCTGTGCTTGCTTGGCCTCCACTACCTGCAGAGGGGAGCATAAAATAAcacaaagaaatacaaaagTCAATAAAGGGCTGGTGGATAAGATGAGGGAGTTGATTTTCTGCACTGAGCATTGACATACATCGAGTTCTTCAATGAAGGCAGCAAGGTCTTCCTTCCACAGGTCAGAGGGACTCTTCCTCTTCAGgttttccagctccttttcctaAAGGGAATCCCAGATAATCATCAATAACACATTGCAATCCACCAGCCAAAAATAACCTGTATAACACATAATATATTGTAAATATAATGCTTTTATAAGGAAAGGAAGGCACATACTTTGTTatccctctgcttgcagagctCATCTTTCTTCTCCTTGGTCAGATACCACAGGGGCATGTTCAGCAGGTAGTTGAAGTCAGggccagaggctgcagctgaTTCTTTGTCActctctttctcctcttcctcctcttcatcctAAAAGTGGATTTGAAACAAACACAGTCAACAAAAACCCTGACACACATGGGTAGGGCTACTGATCAAACACGGAAGCTCTTGGAATCCTGCTAACTGAAAAGCAACTTGGGCCTCTCTGAGGATTACAAAGCCTCAGAGCTCAGGGCCAGTTTGGGCATATTCAGAGGATGACTGAGGCATTACCTTGTTCTGAGCCTCCTTCCAAGCCTTCACTGGATCAGACTCGTACCCTCTTTGGATGAGAACTTGAATCAGCTCTTTCTTGGGTTTGTTCTCTGCAAACAGACGTTTCAGGATTGTCACTCAATGCCCACTACCAGTGGCTGTTAGGAGTGACAGATGAGCTTTACAGTTTGGATGCTGTGGCTGAAGCTGCTGAGCATCCTACAGAGCTCCAAACCAGCCTTTCCACATCACAGCTGGGACATGTGGAAGAGCCTGAACAACACCTGAAAAACTCCTCTTTAGCAGGAGATTTGTCAGGGAAGCATTGCTCCTGTACCAGCCAAAACAGTTTTAAtatttgtctttgtttccaTACATGCATTTCCCCAGTTTTAAGTAGTTTTTgaacttgggggaaaaaaggtatgATGGTATAAACATCAGGTGGAGAAAGAAATCCTTGATAGCTTGGTATAGCTTGCACCTCATTAGACATCACCCAGGAAATTTATGCTCTAAGTGCTCAACCACTGGAAATGCTTCAGCTGGAATTTGCTCCTTTTTAAGATATCAGAAACCATCAACCATGAGacacaaatacaaatgaaaccagctctggcagccttggaaCTACttattacaaaaaaacccaagaaaatgcatttcaagGGAATTATTTCTCTTCCTGAGTTCAGTCAGACAGACTAGAGCTGCTGGGATTACTGGGCTGCCTTCAGACACAAACCACAAAGCATCTTATGACACGTTGTCTGGCCGTGAAGGCAGCGGAACACAGCCCGGCTTTTACACCGAGGGGGAAAAGTTGATTGAAAAATGTGAATGTTGGGAACAAAGATCTGCTTCCTTTTCCAGCTCATGATTCTCAGATGCTGCTGCTTGAGTATCATCTAAGTTTGAAACCCCCAGTCCACTGAGAACGTGATTTGGAGTATTTTTGCAGAGGTTCACAAAGATAATGGAGAGAGATACAGATTCTTAAGAATGCATTTAACAGCAAACACTGCCCCTTTCTAAACCCACAAATAATTAACTCTTACTCCTCCCAAGTCAGAAATAAATGGGAATGATTGCTAAACTATTAAAAAATTCTCTCAAAAATTCTCAAACACAGAGCAGGTAAGCTACATAAGTATCCCATTGTCATTATTATGTGTATAATACACAGACCAAGGATACTCTGTGAAGCATTTTCCTCTTAGATGTCACAAGAACAGAGATAAGCCCTGGTGTGGTTTGTAAAAAccagcctggggctgagggggtgctgacagagctcaagagatcacccagttctcccagttccAATCCCAGTCACCAAGAACAACATACCAATCACAATTTTGCCATCTATTTTCTCCAGGATGAAGCGAGCCTGGTTGCTCAGCTTTGCAGACTCAGCACCCAGCATCCCAATGAGCCATTCCTTCCTCAGGTTGTAATATCGGAGCCGGAGTTCAAAGAACTCCTTAAGAATATCCTGCGGAGAGTCGTATTTCTTGAGAAAGCCGACATGGTCAAAAAGAACCtggaggaaaatgaaagaacAGGGGTGTTATGATGATAAAACTGATTCCAGACCCACTGAAAGTCACCTGTAACACAGGTGTGATGGTACCACCGGATTAGTAACCAACAAATTATCAAATCTCAGTGTTGTTCTAAAACTACTTCAGTTtgtgagcacagcagcagagacaattTTAGAATTTCAGTGTTCTTGAATACAAGCAGTAGAGTTAAGGTTACTTCAATCTTAGAGCTCTGTGCAGGACAAACATCTCGCATCAAAGCTTCACACATTGTCAGGAACCAGACGTTCAgtgcccctgctgctggctcacagagctctgcaaacTGTGATTTCAGATCATTTTGCCTCCTTCAGGCAAACCATCCACTCTGGACCCACTCCCAAGCCAGGCTCTTGACCTTTGAAAGCTGATTTAAAACCAGTAACAGCAGAAAAATCGAAGTGAATAGGTTACTGCCAAAGAGGATTTTTGTTTCACGCAACGACTGCAGCTGTCCACAGAGTCTGAGTTAAACCAAGAAATTCCTTCAGCAAAATCTGTCACGTACCATGGAGTTGCACGTTAAACTTGTTTGGAGTTTGAAGACCTTATGCAGCCCCACAGCTTCGGCTTCTGCTAGTTTATCTTCAGTCATCTTCACCACAAACCTCACCGTGGTGTCTGTGTGATATTCTTTGTAGTCTGTGATTAGAGGGGGGGTCTTCTCAGTGCCATTCAACATCGGCTCCAGAACCTGCTCTTTATATGTCtgaggaaagaaacaaagtcaGATCTAAACCCACTACTCACTTCTTGCTTTAAAGAGCAAAGTCGATATTCCAGAGCAGATTCCCTGTTTATTACCTGTGTCCATGTTCTGACAGGCAGCTCAGTGATCTCAATGGTTGTAGAATCAAGGATGGACACTTCACCACTTATCACATACTGATTAGGCCCCAGCTCATCTATGGTGCCCTTGAAATTCTTGTaactgggaagctgaggagcaaAAACACTGGATTCAGCTTTGTGTGGATGCCTCTTTTTTTAAGAATGCCCATAAAATACTCAATATGAGCTCAATAAACTAACAAGCAAgacatttgttttttaattatattatttacCATTGGCAGTGGCTCTTCTCCATCCATCAGCCGACGGATATTGTTAACAACTTCCCTGATATCAAAGTTGGGGATTTTACAGGCCCAGCCAGTGCCAATCCCTTCAGCTCCATTGACCAGCACCATTGGAATGATGGGCATGTACCACTCTGGCTCCACACGCTGGTTGTCATCATAGAGGAACCTCAGGATGTTGTCATCCATTGGTGGGAACACCAGGCGTGCCAGGGGACTGGAACAGAGAAGGGAATTTAAGCCCAAATTCTTGCTACAGAACATGACTGCCATGCAAAAAGAAACCTCCTTAATTTTTATTATCCCACCCAAATGTCTCCCTTTGgttctgcttccatttccatattCTCTGTGCTGATAGCCACGTTTCCACAATGAAACCTAGCACCTGAATCTCATTTCAATTGTTGCTACTCTGAGCATGCAAGTATAGCCCAAagttttaaagggaaaaatccaatttgtttttcattctaATTGCTGTAAAATGGAGTCCTTTAGTACAGTAAGAACTTAGGAATGCTGACCTGAGCATGGTGAAGATGTATCGAGGGCTGGCAGAGTCTTTGCCCCCGTGCAGCCTTGTGCCAAACTGACCAATGGGCTGGAGCAAGTTGAGGTTGTTGCTGCCCACAAAGTTTTGAGCCAAGTTAATGATGGTCATCATCAGTGCAGCCTGCAATAAAGGAGGTGCAAAGCTGTGCAATGCAGAATGGTTCAGGGGACGGACAAGTAAGGCAACATTCACACCAAGAATTTAACTGATACAGAGGATAAACTCCATTGATGAAATACTGGAGGAAATTCAAGGAAAATGCATCCCAAGACCATCTGAAATGTTCTAGTGACCCATGTCTCTATCTATTGCTGTCTACCTGCTCTGAAACCTCCAGTGAAAGATTCTGTCAGTCTCCACAGAGAACCTTGTGGTAGTGCTTAACTTTTCCTGACCCAAGCAGAAAGGTTATTAACATCTGCCTAAGTCCATCACAAATTAAGTAGAGTTTTCTTGTTCCGCTTTTTGAATGAACTATGCTCCCATGATGTCCAGACAGGACAGGCAGAGTGATGAACATCAGATTAAATTAATACTGAAGAATTAATTGTGGAAACAGCTAAAGAGCAACTTCCATTTGGTGTGCACACCCAAACACCTAATTCTGCTTTA
The DNA window shown above is from Molothrus aeneus isolate 106 chromosome 28, BPBGC_Maene_1.0, whole genome shotgun sequence and carries:
- the TOP2A gene encoding DNA topoisomerase 2-alpha isoform X1 translates to MELSQSQSPLRPANENIVVGKPDGPKKLSVEHIYQKKTQLEHILLRPDTYIGSVELVTQQMWVYDEGIGLNCRDVTFVPGLYKIFDEILVNAADNKQRDKNMSCIKVTIDVENNTISVWNNGKGIPVVEHKVEKVYVPALIFGQLLTSSNYDDNEKKVTGGRNGYGAKLCNIFSTKFTVETGCHEYKKLFKQTWTDNMGKAGEMKLKYFDGDDYTCVTFQPDLSKFKMTVLDKDIVALMSRRAYDIAGSTKDVKVFLNGQRLPVKGFRSYVDLYLKDKVDETGNALKVIHEEVNSRWEVCLTLSEKGFQQVSFVNSIATTKGGRHVDYVADQLVTKIIDVVKKKNKNGVGVKPFQVKNHMWIFVNALIENPTFDSQTKENMTLQAKNFGSTCKLSEKFIKGAVGCGIVESILNWVKFKAQNQLNKKCSAVKHSKIKGVPKLDDANDAGSKNSLDCTLILTEGDSAKTLAVSGLGVVGRDKYGVFPLRGKILNVREASHKQIMENAEINNIIKIVGLQYKKNYEDQESLKSLRYGKIMIMTDQDQDGSHIKGLLINFIHHNWPSLLRHNFLEEFITPIIKAFKNKEEIAFYSIPEFEEWKANTQNYNSWKIKYYKGLGTSTSKEAKEYFADMAKHRIGFKYSGPEDDAAITLAFSKKKIEERKEWLTNFMEDRRQRKLHGLPEEYLYGKNTDYLTYNDFINKELVLFSNSDNERSIPSLVDGLKPGQRKVLFTCFKRNDKREVKVAQLAGSVAEMSSYHHGEAALMMTIINLAQNFVGSNNLNLLQPIGQFGTRLHGGKDSASPRYIFTMLSPLARLVFPPMDDNILRFLYDDNQRVEPEWYMPIIPMVLVNGAEGIGTGWACKIPNFDIREVVNNIRRLMDGEEPLPMLPSYKNFKGTIDELGPNQYVISGEVSILDSTTIEITELPVRTWTQTYKEQVLEPMLNGTEKTPPLITDYKEYHTDTTVRFVVKMTEDKLAEAEAVGLHKVFKLQTSLTCNSMVLFDHVGFLKKYDSPQDILKEFFELRLRYYNLRKEWLIGMLGAESAKLSNQARFILEKIDGKIVIENKPKKELIQVLIQRGYESDPVKAWKEAQNKDEEEEEEKESDKESAAASGPDFNYLLNMPLWYLTKEKKDELCKQRDNKEKELENLKRKSPSDLWKEDLAAFIEELDVVEAKQAQDESAGIVGKPLKVKGGKAKVKKAQLAEVMPSPHGIRVVPRITAEMKAEAEKKTKKKVKSEKTEFDENQDENTSGEKETAGLKKKLAQKLKTEQGAKRQATLPFKPLKKTKKRNPWSDSGSDSESDFEAPPQRERVVRQAAAKVKPMVISDSNHSSSDEDSEFQGDSEGNSESDTNSKKKAPPKPKPAPKETTEKAAKAPKQKAVPSAVPVQDVPEDKVSQAPAAPSVPVPSTKAVPKKTVAAKKAGATKDNQPSIMDILAKKKAAPKAKPAAKDGALHAGGDNAKGRKAVKRQPSSLDSDSDSDFGSKPAKSVVSKKSKVQEDTFTIDSGDESPAPQPRARPGRAKKPVQYLEESSEDDLF
- the TOP2A gene encoding DNA topoisomerase 2-alpha isoform X4 — protein: MELSQSQSPLRPANENIVVGKPDGPKKLSVEHIYQKKTQLEHILLRPDTYIGSVELVTQQMWVYDEGIGLNCRDVTFVPGLYKIFDEILVNAADNKQRDKNMSCIKVTIDVENNTISVWNNGKGIPVVEHKVEKVYVPALIFGQLLTSSNYDDNEKKVTGGRNGYGAKLCNIFSTKFTVETGCHEYKKLFKQTWTDNMGKAGEMKLKYFDGDDYTCVTFQPDLSKFKMTVLDKDIVALMSRRAYDIAGSTKDVKVFLNGQRLPVKGFRSYVDLYLKDKVDETGNALKVIHEEVNSRWEVCLTLSEKGFQQVSFVNSIATTKGGRHVDYVADQLVTKIIDVVKKKNKNGVGVKPFQVKNHMWIFVNALIENPTFDSQTKENMTLQAKNFGSTCKLSEKFIKGAVGCGIVESILNWVKFKAQNQLNKKCSAVKHSKIKGVPKLDDANDAGSKNSLDCTLILTEGDSAKTLAVSGLGVVGRDKYGVFPLRGKILNVREASHKQIMENAEINNIIKIVGLQYKKNYEDQESLKSLRYGKIMIMTDQDQDGSHIKGLLINFIHHNWPSLLRHNFLEEFITPIIKAFKNKEEIAFYSIPEFEEWKANTQNYNSWKIKYYKGLGTSTSKEAKEYFADMAKHRIGFKYSGPEDDAAITLAFSKKKIEERKEWLTNFMEDRRQRKLHGLPEEYLYGKNTDYLTYNDFINKELVLFSNSDNERSIPSLVDGLKPGQRKVLFTCFKRNDKREVKVAQLAGSVAEMSSYHHGEAALMMTIINLAQNFVGSNNLNLLQPIGQFGTRLHGGKDSASPRYIFTMLSPLARLVFPPMDDNILRFLYDDNQRVEPEWYMPIIPMVLVNGAEGIGTGWACKIPNFDIREVVNNIRRLMDGEEPLPMLPSYKNFKGTIDELGPNQYVISGEVSILDSTTIEITELPVRTWTQTYKEQVLEPMLNGTEKTPPLITDYKEYHTDTTVRFVVKMTEDKLAEAEAVGLHKVFKLQTSLTCNSMVLFDHVGFLKKYDSPQDILKEFFELRLRYYNLRKEWLIGMLGAESAKLSNQARFILEKIDGKIVIENKPKKELIQVLIQRGYESDPVKAWKEAQNKEEEEKESDKESAAASGPDFNYLLNMPLWYLTKEKKDELCKQRDNKEKELENLKRKSPSDLWKEDLAAFIEELDVVEAKQAQDESAGIVGKPLKVKGGKAKVKKAQLAEVMPSPHGIRVVPRITAEMKAEAEKKTKKKVKSEKTEFDENQDENTSGEKETAGLKKKLAQKLKTEQGAKRQATLPFKPLKKTKKRNPWSDSGSDSESDFEAPPQRERVVRQAAAKVKPMVISDSNHSSSDEDSEFQGDSEGNSESDTNSKKKAPPKPKPAPKETTEKAAKAPKQKAVPSAVPGEFQDVPEDKVSQAPAAPSVPVPSTKAVPKKTVAAKKAGATKDNQPSIMDILAKKKAAPKAKPAAKDGALHAGGDNAKGRKAVKRQPSSLDSDSDSDFGSKPAKSVVSKKSKVQEDTFTIDSGDESPAPQPRARPGRAKKPVQYLEESSEDDLF